The Magnetococcales bacterium genome has a segment encoding these proteins:
- a CDS encoding molecular chaperone TorD family protein: MNDHQDVSQQPLVTSLRRVALYRTLARGFFYPSGEVCMALEKLFTDLMATDFGWPSGLAPLTLQCAEAFRKADRSELEGEYFRLFGPAAKAPPIETAYGNAYRLLGKAANISDISGFYHAFGVKAPGMDAGTRENMSEDHLAMELEFMSLLNAKESLAIHEEWQEELEITRDAMVKFLREHLGAWLEPWHRQLMEANPHEFYAHLATTLLAMVQSDLDRLGIQPEKLTERAIDTEVGGDELICPMAAPASPE, encoded by the coding sequence ATGAACGATCACCAGGATGTCTCGCAACAACCCTTGGTTACGTCGCTCCGACGTGTCGCGCTGTACCGCACGTTGGCGAGGGGGTTTTTCTACCCTTCGGGTGAGGTGTGCATGGCCCTGGAGAAGCTGTTTACCGACCTGATGGCCACCGATTTTGGCTGGCCATCGGGTCTGGCTCCATTGACGCTTCAATGTGCCGAAGCGTTCCGCAAGGCGGATCGGAGCGAATTGGAAGGGGAGTATTTTCGTCTTTTCGGTCCTGCCGCCAAGGCGCCCCCCATCGAAACCGCCTATGGCAACGCCTATCGTCTCCTGGGAAAGGCGGCAAACATTTCCGACATCTCCGGTTTCTATCATGCCTTCGGCGTCAAGGCTCCGGGAATGGATGCGGGGACGAGGGAAAACATGTCCGAGGACCATCTGGCGATGGAACTGGAATTCATGAGCCTGCTGAACGCCAAGGAGTCGTTGGCGATTCATGAGGAATGGCAGGAGGAACTGGAAATCACCCGCGATGCCATGGTCAAATTTTTGCGGGAACATCTGGGGGCGTGGCTGGAACCGTGGCACCGGCAGTTGATGGAAGCCAACCCCCATGAATTCTATGCCCATTTGGCCACCACCCTGCTGGCGATGGTTCAGAGTGACCTTGACCGTCTGGGGATCCAGCCGGAAAAGCTGACCGAACGGGCTATCGATACCGAGGTCGGGGGCGACGAATTGATCTGTCCCATGGCGGCACCGGCATCTCCGGAATGA